The Nocardia sp. NBC_01503 sequence AGGTCCAGGTAGCGCACACCGATCTCGAGCGCCTGCCGCAGCGTCGAGGAGGTACTCAGCGCGAAACCCCAGATCCCCAAACTCGTCGGATGGCACAGCATGCCCGCCAGCAAACCCAGCCCGGGTTCGTCCTCACACCCGGTGAGCAGATTCCGCATCAGCGTGTACTCCTGCTCGCAGGTGATCATCACCTCCGAATCGCCGAGATCCTCCGGCGCGATCCTCGTCCCCGCCAGCAGATCCTCGGCGTCGAGTCCGCGCTGCGCACCGAATTCGACCAACAGAGCGGCATTGTGAATGGCGCGAAGACGCCCGGGCGCTTCAGACATGCCGCCATCTTCGCAAACATCCGGCTCACGATTATGCGAAACGTGCGGGTTGAACAGCGGAACGGCACGCAGTGACAGAACTTCGCCCCACCTCGACCGCACCCGGCACACGCGGACAATGCAATCGCGTGATGGACAGAGCCCCCATCATCCCGGCATAACCACCCCCGTCATCCCGGCATGTTTTTGGCCGGGATCCACATCTGCTGCACTCCAGCCGCTTTCAGCGGATTCCGGCCAGAAGCGCGCCGGGATGACAAGGAAGGCCACACCCCAGGATGACGAGGAAGGCCGCCCCGGGATGACGAGAGCGGCCGCACCCGTGCATTACGAGCGTGCTGTCAGACCCGGGCGGGGAGCTTGGGGTGACGGTGTTCGGGAGCCTGGACGGTGAGTTCGGTACGGTCCGAACCCGGTTCGTCGCGGCCGACGATATCGGCGAAGGCGCGGTCCACGGCATCGCCGCGAATGGCCTGCTCACAACGGCGAGCGAGATCTCGGCGGTCGGTGCCGGGCTGCTCCAGGGGTTGCAGGACCAGTTCGGCCACTACGCCTTTGGAGCGCAGCACGCGGCGGAAGGAGTCCGCCATGGTGTCGACGCCGACGAAACCCGGGATGGCGCAGACCTCGCCGTGCCGATCCAGGTAGCGCAGGCGGATGGGCTGAACGGGGGTTCCGGTATCGATGGCCGCCTGGAAGAGCGCCGGACGCAGGCGGCCGTGGGCGCGACCGCACCACGTGGTGCCCTCGGGGAAGAGGCCGATGCGCTCACCGGAGGCGAGGCGTTCGGCAATGCGGTTCACCACGCCGGGGAGTTCGCGCAGGCGTTCGCGGTCGATGGGGATGACCCGGACGCGGCGGGCGATATCGCCGAGTACCGGCCAGTCGACCATATCCGCGCGTGCCACGAAGGCTGTCGGCCGCACGGCCGAGAGCGCGATGATATCGGTCCAGCCGATATGCCCGGCCACCACCAGCAGACCCTGTGGTCCCGCTGCCGCGTTCGCCCGCACCGCAGTGGAATCCGCGGCATCTTCCGCTCGCCGGTCCACGACGCGGACCCGAATTCCGCAGCAGGACAGCAGGGCTCGGGCGTACCGGGTTTGCAGCCCGGCGCGGTAGCGGCGCGGCGTGGCCAGATAGGCGACCGGGAAGGAGACCGCCACCGCACCGATACCCGCGAGGCGGGCGGCGAAGCGGAGGCGACCGGCCTCAGGCTCGGTTTCGACGCATTCGGGCCCGCACGGGCTCGACGGCATCCAGGCGTGGGCGGAGGCGGGGGCCGGAGGACACTCCAGCGCACCGGAACCGGGGGAAAGGAAGGCGGGCATCATGATTCATCACCGCTCGAGAGTGGCCACCGCGCCCTGCAGGCGCTCCAGGTAGCGAGTGTTGATGGTCTCCAGGCCCAACAGGGCGACGAAATCGGCAACGGCGAACGCGGGATCGTGGGCGGGTTCGCCGCAGATCTCCGCGCCCAGGCGCAGATAACCGCTCAGCAGCGGCGGCAGCTTGGGGCGGGCCGGGGGCTCCAGCTCGTCCAGGGTCCGGCCCTGCACGACGACCGGGTTGAACGGGCGCACGTGCCGATCGGCTTGCAGCGCATGCTTTTTCATGAGCAGGTCGCGTACGCCGCGCACATTCACCCCGGGCGCGTCCTGCGGAGTCTGCCGCATGGGCACCGAGACACAGCCCATGATCCAGTCGTATCCGGTGAGCTGAATGTAGTGCAGGATGCCCGCCCACATGAGCGTCAGCACCGAACCGTTGCGATGGTCCGGCACCACACAGGCGCGACCCATCTCGACGATCCGGTTGCCGGTGGGATCCAGTGCGGCCAAATCGAATTCGGTCGCGGTGTAGTAGCCGCCAGCGGCGGTCACCTTATCCGGCGGCAGCATGCGGTAGCAGCCGACGAACTGTTCGGTGAGCTCATCGCGGACCAGCAGATGGTCGCAGTGCTCATCGAAACGATCGGCATCCAGGCCGGTGCCGTTGTCCGGAATGGTGAAACCCGGTTCGGCGGCGAAGACCTGATACCGCAGCCGCTGCGCCGCTTCCCGATGCTCGGCATCGGAGGAGACGACCAGGGAGTACTGGGAACGGCCGGTGGTGCGCGGCGGCTCCGGAGCTGTATATGACTCGCGTGGGAGCAGGCTGGAAGTCGACGCTGCCTTGGTGGTCATACGGTTGATCAAGCCAGTCGCAAACCGCATCGGAGCAACCTCCGGATGGCCTCTCGATGCCAGTCCGGTGAACGCGACGCAGACCACACCCGGCGTTCATCCGAGCGCCTCCGAAAGTTCCCTACCAGGACAAACGCTCGTATCCCGACTGGGTACAACCCTCGCCCGAGCCCTCGCGGCGCATGCTTCGCGACGGCTGGAGAAGGGGACTCTACGCCTTCGCGTACGGGGTGTCAGCGCCGGGGTTCGCGGCATCGGCGCGGGCGGTCGAAGCCTGCTCCGGCGGCGGCGATGAGTCGGTCAGCGCCCGGTTCGGGCGGCGAACAGCAGAGCGGTATCGCCGAATTCGTGCCAGAGGTAACCGGAGTCCAGCGCGGCCCGGTAGGCGCGCCGCACCACCTCCGATCCGGCGACCGCGTCCAGCAGATGTAGATGCGAGGCCCCGGGCGCGTGCCAGCCGGTTATGAGCCCGTCGACCACCCGCGCCGGATGCGCGCAACCCAGTACCAGGTCCGTCCAGCCCGCCGCGGCGTGCACCAACCCGTCTGCGCCGACGGCGGATTCGAGGGCGCGGGTGACCGTCGTGCCCACCGCCACCACCCGCCCGCCGAGGGCGTGCGTGAGATTCACGAGTTCGGCGGTGAGCGCGGGGACCACGAAGCGTTCCGGGCTGGGCGGCTCCCCGGTCTCGGGCGAGGAAACCCCGGTGTGCAGGGTGATCGCGGCCAGGCCGATACCGCGCGCCACCAGATCGGTGATCAATGCGTCGGTGAAAGGCCGTCCCGCGCTCGGCATTTCGGCGCTGCCGGGTTCGCGGCCGAAAACGGTGCGGTAGTACTCCGGCGACCAGCGTTCGGTGACATAGGAATACGTGATCGGACGGCCGTACCGGGTCAGCAGTGCGGGGACGTCGGTATCGATATCGGCGATCCACAGGCGCTGTGCGCCCGGGAACCACGGTCGGCGCAGTCTCGCACGGTGACCACCCGGAATCAGCACGCCGACACCGGCTTCCAGCGGCACGCCGGCCCAGGGTGTACCACTCGGGTCGCGTAGTTCGACCACCCAGCCGCCATCGTCCAGACGCGTCGAGAAGTGCAGGACCGCGGCATCATCGCCGTACCGGGCGGTGACGGCGGCCTTGACCATGGCCGAATTGTTCACCACGACAAGGTCTCCGGGCCGCAGGAAATCCGGCAGTTCGCGAAAGCGCGCGTGCGTCAACGCGCCCGCATCGCTGACCAGCAGGCGAACTTCGTCCCGGGCGAGCCCGCGCGCTTCCGGCGGACTGGTCGCGGTCAATTCCTCCGGCAGCGTGAACTCCACCGCCAGTTCCACCGTCATGACGCCACCGGCAGTTCCGAGGCCACATACCGGCCGCTCGGCGGTCTCGTATCGAGCAGGTGGAGCAGCGCGGGGACAACGGTTTCCGGCTCCGGCCGGTCGGAGATGTCCTCGCCCGGGAACGCCGCCTGATGCATGGCCGTACGCATATCGCCCGGATCGAAACTGTAGATCCGCAGCTCCGGATGCTCCGCGCCGAGCACGGCCGTGAGCTGATCCAGCGCCGCCTTGGACGCCCCGTATCCACCCCAGCCGGGATACGCGCCGACCGCGGCATCGGAGCTGATATTCACCACCGCACCGCCGGCGGCCCGCAGCAGCGGCAGCGTCAGCTGCAGCACCTCCAGGGGCGCGATCACATTGGTGTCGAGGACCGCGACGAGCTCTTCGATCGGATACTTCTCCAGCGGCGGCAACGGGCTCGGCCCGAGCGCGCTGGCATTGTTGAGCACCAGATCCAGGGGCTCGGATCCAATGGCCCGGGCCAGTTGCTCGTGGTGCGCGGGATCGGCGATATCGCCGGTCACCGCCACCGCGCCGGTCACCGCCCGCACCTTCGCCAATTCCCGCGCGCCGCGGGCGGTGATGATCAATTGCCAATCTCGCTCGGCGAGGGCGTGCGCGACCGCACGACCGAAGCCCGCCGATGCCCCGGTGATCAGGGCTCTCTTGTTTTCCGACATAACGCCATCGTGAAACCTGAACCTCACTTCAGGTCAAGGAATTTCACCGACGGCAAACCACAACGACAGGTCAGGCGTTTTCGCGGGCGAAGCTGCGCGCGCCGATCACCATCAGGAGCAGGGCGAGCGCCACGGTTTCGCCCAGTCGTCCGCATGCCAGGACAGCAATTCACGCCGGACGTCGAACCCGTGCACCGGCGCAAGCATGCGCACCACCGCCAGCACCAGCAAACGTGTTGTAGGAACAGCCATATGCGCAGGTTAGCGCGCCCGATACCGCCTGCGGCTGGAGGCTTGGTCGTCCGGATCAACCAATCCCACCGGCTTACCGTCGCGCACCACGAACAGCAGCGTGCTGATCGGGGCATTGCCGTACGTATCATCGGCGAAGGTGCGCGAGACCAGGCGCAGCATCTGCTGTGTCGACTCCATGGTGTCGAGGGTGCTGCGCGGGAACGCGTACAGGATGGTGCGCCGCGGCACCGAGACGATGATCTCCTGGGTGCCGAGTAGTCGATGCGCCTGCCGCAGAGCGGCGGGATCGAGCAGCTTCTCCGCGGAGAAGGTATGACCGGAGCAGGTGGCGACCCGCAACCATTGCAGCTCGGTGAACTGCCATTCGTAATGCAGCGCAGCGAGATTGGCCAGGGCGCGTTCCGACAATCGCTCATCGGTCGCCTCGGGGTGATCGTCGAGGATCACCTCGTATCTGTCGGGCAGATTGTGCGCGTACGCGATGACAACACGCTGCTGCTCCGAGCCGAGCGTGAAGTGCGGGGCCTGCGCCGCGTCCGGCCAGTTCGACGGTTTCAACAGTGGGTACACATCCGCGAGCCGATCGGCGGCGGGTCTGGGGCGCGAAGGCGCTTGCCGCACCTGGGAATCGGGTCGCTGGTCCAACGCGCCGGCCTCGACGATGCGAATGTTCTGATCGGTGTCCATCACCATCAGCCGGTAGTCGATGCGGACCTCATCCTCGGCCGACGCCACGGGCAGATCCGGGTCGGTGCGCACCATGGCGCGTACGAACGGCTCGGTGCCACGCTGCACCCGTCGCCCGTCGACACAATGAAAGTCCAAGCTGCTGCTCAAATCCTCGACATCGAGAATCACATCCACCACCAGCAGATGGTTTTCACCGAGGCGGCCGATGAAATCCACGGTCCGATCACGTACCGGCCAGGACGCATCTGCTCCGGTGAGAATCTCCGCGTTCCGACCGCGCAAATAGTCGAGTCCGAGGATCGTTCGAATCTCATTGCTGCTCTTGGCCACCGCCCTATCCATCTCCAGCAGTTTGCGATTCGCCCGGGCGAAATCGGCGAGCACCGACGGTGCGGCGGCACGCAGCTCCTCCAGCGCGTAGTTCCCGAGACTGAGCAGCCCCAGATCCGCGCGCTCCTCGGTGCCCTCGGTCCAGGTCTCCGCGGTCAATTCCAATGGCAGCCATAATTCCTGGATCTCGCGCATCACCGCGATCACGGCGGCGGCGACCAGCTCGTAGTCGGAAAACCGTGCGGGCCATAGCAGCTCGCGGCGCCAGTTACAGGGCGCATCCGGATCGGGGGTGTCCCAGCCGAGCGCGCGCAACCGCGCGGAGGCCGCGTCCGCCGCCCGCTCCCCGGCATCGGCGACCACCTCGCAGTACAGGTAGTCACTACCCCGGACGAACTGGGCCGACAGCTCACCGCGGGCACTGAGCAGCAGGAAGCTGTCCACTGGCAGATTGAACAGCGTCCACCCCAGCGCCGCCGAAAACCATTCCCATACCTCGGATTCCGGCGATCCCGCCCCCGCCGGTCCCCGATCCTCGAAAGTTCCGCTCCCCACCCGACTACTCCCTCCCATCGAATACTCGCACCATACAACGGGTGTCCGACAGGTTCCGGGCATAAGAGAGCCGCCCGGTGGGGACTACCGGGCGGCTCATTTCGGCGGCAGGCTCAGGCCGCGCGGGGCGGTTCCAAAGCCTGTGCCACCGGGGCCTTTTCGACCTCGCTGAAACCGGGGCGACCGGTGCCGATGAAGGCGACCAGCCAGGAGAAGACCGCGGCGAAGCGGTTGCGGAACCCGACCAGGTAGAACAGGTGCACCGCGAGCCAGGTGAACCAGGCGATGGTGCCGCTGAACTTGATCTTGTCATTGATCTTGGTGACGGCGCTGAAGCGGCTGATCACCGCCATGCTGCCCTTGTCCCAGTAGGTGAACTCGGTGGCGGCCTGCTTCTTACCGCGGATGATGTCCGCGACGTGGCGGCCCTCCTGCATGGCGACCGGCGACTGACCCGGGTAGCCCTTGAGCGAGGTCATATCGCCGATGGCGTAGATATCGGCGTGCGCGCCGACGGTGCAGTCCGGATTGATCAGCAGTCTTCCGGCACGGTCGGTTTCACAGCCGGTGGCCTCGGCCAGCAGCTCGGCGAAGCCGCCCACCTGTACGCCCGCCGACCACACCACGGTCTCGGCGGCGATGCCGCGCTCCACCCCGTCCTTGCTCTTGACGGTCACCTTGCCCTCGTCGATATCGGTGACGAAGGTGTCGACCAGCACCTCGACGCCGCTCTTGCTGAGCGAGCCCTTCGCGTACTCCGACAGTCCGCCGCCGAACGGGGGCAGCACCACGCCCGCGCCTTCGACCAGGATCACCGAATCATCGGTGTGGTAGTACCTTTTCGCGAGTTCCTTGAGCTGGCCCGCGACCTCGACACCGGTCGCGCCCGCGCCGACCACCACGAAGCTGAGCAGGCGGCGGCGGGTCTCGGGATCGGCGGTCTTGGCCTCGGTGAAGACGCGATCGATCTGCGCGCGCAGCGCCTTGGCATCGTCGATGGTCTTGAGCGAGTAGGTCTTGTCGGCGAAATCGTCACGGCCGAAATAGGACTGGCTGGCGCCGGTGGCGGCGATGAGCGAGCCGTAGCGGATCTGCCGGGTGCCCTCGGCGGTTTCGTAGGTGAGGATCGCGTTCGGGGCGTCGATGGCGGTGACCTTGCCGATACGGGTCTCGCCGTTCTTGTGATGCTTGAGGATGTTCTTGATGGGCGGGGCGATCTCATCGGAGGCCAGCACACCCGTCGCAACTTGGTAGAGCAGCGGCTGGAAGAGGTGTTCGGGGGTACTCGAAATCAGAACGTACGGAACTCCCGACTTATTGAGCTGCTTGGCGGCGGCAAGCCCACCGAAGCCCGATCCGACAATGACAACCTCAACGGTCTCGACACCCGCACCCACGTACGACATGACAGCCTCCTTCTCTCATGACTAACCGTGATTCGGAACGCGGATGTTCCAGGGGTCAGGGCGCATAATCAATATGACTCTTATCTACATTGATCATGAATTGGAGAACTGCCGTGGAGCTGCGACAGCTGGCCTACTTCGTCGCCGTCTGCGAGGAGCTCAGCTTCAGCCGGGCGGCGACCCGCTGCTTCATCTCGCAGTCGGCCATCAGCCACCAGATCGCGCGGCTGGAAAGGGACCTCGGGGTACCCCTTTTCGAACGGTCCACAAGATCGGTCGTACCCACCGACGCGACCACTCGGCTACTTCCTCTTGCAAAGCAAATGCTGAGCCTGGAATCCGCCATTCGCGCAGCTGTACGCGCCTCCGGCCCACGAATTCGCCTCGCCGCCAATATGAGCTTCGCAACAAGATCGCTCTCCGCCATCGCCGGAGCACGCGAGGCGCATCCGGGCGCGGAGATCGAATTCGTCATCAAACCCTTCCGCCAGCGCATTCAAGCCGTAGCCGACGGCGATTGTGATCTCGCTCTCATCCGAGGCAGCGTGGACCAGCCCGGTTTGACCGTGGAAAAACTCTGGGTGGAAGACCTCGTCATAGCCACCTCCACCGCCCACCCCCTCGCCGGTCGCACAGATGTGACGCTCGCCATGCTCAGCGCCTATCCGCTATTACTCCCCGGCGAACACGACCAAGTGCTGTTACACAATGTCGTCCGCTCCGCCTTCGCCGATCTCCCCACCGGCCCCGCCTACGGCCCACCCATCCCACCCGACCACACCGCCACCATGGAGCTCATCAACCGCCCCGACGCCTGGACCATCCTCTACGCCGACAGCCACACCGAAGGCATAGCCACCCTCCGCCTCACCGGCCACCCCCTCCGAGTCCCGGTCTCCGCCGTAATCCGCAGCGACCTCCGCCCCTCCCCCATCCTCACCACCCTGCTCGCAGCCCTGCACTGCGCGTGAATTCGCACGACGCCGCCGACTATCTTTGGTTCGATCATGTCGAGCCATGGTGAAAGTGGTTCGGAGGTAGGGGGAGTCATGAATCCGTGTCCGCGCTGCGGAATGCTCGACCAGGTCCGCGGCATTCGCGCGATCATGCAGAACGAGGTGCGGCGCACCACCTTCGTCGGCCAGATCAGGCTGCACGGCCATCACGGTCCGCTGCGCGGCTCGATGAACCAGCAAATCGTCCAAGGTAATTCGCTCACCGACGCGCTGGGCGCGGTGGTATTTCTCGAACCGCGATACGCCGATCCGACCCGCGACAAGCGCAGCGTGTGGTTGATCCTCGCCGCGTTCGCGATTCCATTCGCCGTGGCCGCGCTCGGCGCGGGGCTGCTGGCTCACGGATTCTTCAGCTTCATCCTCTATGTGCTCATCGCGCCGCTGATCATCGTTCTGATCACGGTACCGGCAATCCAATTCATCACCCGCAGACTCGATGCGGCGGCGACGGCGGCCGATTCGGAGAAGATGCGCGGGCGCGAGCGGGGCGCGCGGCGATTCGCCCTCTGGGAGTCGCTCTCCTACTGCGGGCGTGATCATCTGGTCTACGACCCGCGCTACGGTGTGAGCTTTCCGCCCGAGGGGACCACGGGATATCTGTTCCACAGCATCCCGGAGACCGAATTCGCCGTGAATGTCGATGAGGTGCGGCGCTATTGAGCCGACAGGCCGGGTGCGATCGACTTAGGCTGAGACCGTGAGCCAGGAGAATATGCGGGCCTCGGATGCTGATCGCGAGCAGATTGTCACCAAACTGCGGGTGGCGATGGATGACGGGCGGATCAATCTGCACGAGTTCGATGAGCGGGTGCAGCAGGTTTACGCTGCGCGGACCTACGGGGAGTTGACGCCGGTTCTGGCTGATCTGCCCGCGGTGCGGAGCTCTCGGTCGGGGCCGAAGGTGGCTGTCGAACCCGGGATGTTTCCGACGTGGGTGAAGATCATGTGGACGCCGTGGGTGTTCGTGAACATTCTGTGCGTATTGATCTGGCTGGCAACGGGGATGGGGTATTTCTGGCCGTTCTGGGTGGCGGTGCCGTGGGGGTTGGCACTGTTCATTCCGAGCACGGTGGGGTACCTGGTCAACAAGGACGGCCAGCGGGGTTAGGCCAGGGCGTGGGCTACCGCCAGATGTAGGCGGAGGTCTTCGGGCTCATCGTCTTCGACCGCCCAGACAATCTCCTCCATCGAGCGCATGAAGGCCCAGCCTCGGGCCCGCTCCATCGAAACCCCGAGCGCCGTAGCCGTTCGATCCAGCACTGCCACAGCGTGTTCGGGGGACGGATCGCCCTGGACCTGGATCATCACCAGGAAGCCCGCGTCGAAGGCGGCCTCGCCCAGGTACGCTTTGGGATCGATGAGCAGCCACGGTTCCCGTTCGGCGGCAACGATATTGCCGAGATGGGTATCGCGGTTGACCACCAGCAGCGGGCCGTCCGGAACGGCCAGGCGCTCACACCATTCGACGGCCCGATCTCGTAGCAAGGCCGGAATCACCTGTGCGATATCGGGTTTCGGGGCACTGAACATCTCCATCCACTCCGCGACCATGCCCGCCGCCTCCGGGAGCGCCGGGAAATCCGCTGGCACGCCTGCCGGCTCGCGCCGCAGTCGCCGATACAGGGCGCATGCCTGTTCAACCCGGTCGATGTTCTCCGGTCGACCCTCCAGACTCGGGAAACCCGGCTGGAACAGCAGTGGAGTTCCGGGTCGCGCCCATTCGAGCAGCAAAGAGTTACTGCCGGAATCGAACTCGTACAGCCGGACCGCCCCCTCACCCCGGTAGCAGAACAGGCCCGCGGCCTCACCGAGGTTCTCGGGATCGATCACCGGGATCTTCAAGACCGCGACGGATCCGTCCGCCCGGCGCACCGGAGCGACATAGGAGTGCGTGCCGCCGCCGAACGGTTCGCCGATGATCTCCAGTCCCCAAGCCGCGCACCGCGCGGCGACCAGTGCGGGCAGATCCGCCAGCCACTGCCTACCGCGCTCGGCGAAGATCTCGGCGATATTCTCGGCGACCTCGGGTGGCGGTGCGATCGACATCGGTCCAGCCTGCCAGATTCCCGGCGCGCCTTGACTCTCCGGCAAGGGGAGACCCGATCCTCGAAGTATGAAACTGGACCTGGCCAAGACCGACAGGAACTACTACACCGCACCCGCCGATCCGGTCCTGCGCACCTTCGGCACCCACTGCTACGCCACCGTCACCGGCTCCGGCGCACCCCTGGGCAGGGCGTATACCGAGGCCGTCGCCACCCTGTACCGCGCCGCCTACGGTGCGAAAAAACTGGCCAAGGCCGCCGATCAGGATTTCGTCGTCGCCAAACTGGAGGGCCTGTGGTGGGTGGAGTCCGATGCGCCGCCGCTCACGGTTGCGCGCGAGCAGTGGCATTGGAAGATGATGATCCGGCTACCGGAGTTCATCACCGCGGATATGGTCACCGGGGCGACCTTCGAAGAACTCACCGAGGGCGAATCGATCCAGGCGCTGCACGTCGGCCCGTACTCGACCGAACCCGAAACTCTCTCGCGCATGGACGCTTTCATGCGGTCCGAAGGCTTGACCATGAACGGCCGCCACCACGAGATCTACCTCTCCGACCCGCGCAAATCCGCCGAGGCAACCATGAAAACCATTCTCCGCCACCCGGTCCGGCGCTTGACCTGACCGCTCATGGTCAGGCCGGAACCAAGGTTTCGTGCACCGTCCGCCACTGGTAGATGCGCCCATCGGTGACCAGCACGGCGGTAACCGTTCTGCGCGTGGTCGTTTCGCCCATGACGTTCTCGGCGACGAAGCGCAGCACGATGAGATTGCCACTGCGCGCGATCTCCCGGACCTCGG is a genomic window containing:
- a CDS encoding lysophospholipid acyltransferase family protein, whose product is MMPAFLSPGSGALECPPAPASAHAWMPSSPCGPECVETEPEAGRLRFAARLAGIGAVAVSFPVAYLATPRRYRAGLQTRYARALLSCCGIRVRVVDRRAEDAADSTAVRANAAAGPQGLLVVAGHIGWTDIIALSAVRPTAFVARADMVDWPVLGDIARRVRVIPIDRERLRELPGVVNRIAERLASGERIGLFPEGTTWCGRAHGRLRPALFQAAIDTGTPVQPIRLRYLDRHGEVCAIPGFVGVDTMADSFRRVLRSKGVVAELVLQPLEQPGTDRRDLARRCEQAIRGDAVDRAFADIVGRDEPGSDRTELTVQAPEHRHPKLPARV
- a CDS encoding GNAT family N-acetyltransferase; the encoded protein is MTTKAASTSSLLPRESYTAPEPPRTTGRSQYSLVVSSDAEHREAAQRLRYQVFAAEPGFTIPDNGTGLDADRFDEHCDHLLVRDELTEQFVGCYRMLPPDKVTAAGGYYTATEFDLAALDPTGNRIVEMGRACVVPDHRNGSVLTLMWAGILHYIQLTGYDWIMGCVSVPMRQTPQDAPGVNVRGVRDLLMKKHALQADRHVRPFNPVVVQGRTLDELEPPARPKLPPLLSGYLRLGAEICGEPAHDPAFAVADFVALLGLETINTRYLERLQGAVATLER
- a CDS encoding S-adenosylmethionine:tRNA ribosyltransferase-isomerase, producing MTVELAVEFTLPEELTATSPPEARGLARDEVRLLVSDAGALTHARFRELPDFLRPGDLVVVNNSAMVKAAVTARYGDDAAVLHFSTRLDDGGWVVELRDPSGTPWAGVPLEAGVGVLIPGGHRARLRRPWFPGAQRLWIADIDTDVPALLTRYGRPITYSYVTERWSPEYYRTVFGREPGSAEMPSAGRPFTDALITDLVARGIGLAAITLHTGVSSPETGEPPSPERFVVPALTAELVNLTHALGGRVVAVGTTVTRALESAVGADGLVHAAAGWTDLVLGCAHPARVVDGLITGWHAPGASHLHLLDAVAGSEVVRRAYRAALDSGYLWHEFGDTALLFAARTGR
- a CDS encoding SDR family NAD(P)-dependent oxidoreductase; the protein is MSENKRALITGASAGFGRAVAHALAERDWQLIITARGARELAKVRAVTGAVAVTGDIADPAHHEQLARAIGSEPLDLVLNNASALGPSPLPPLEKYPIEELVAVLDTNVIAPLEVLQLTLPLLRAAGGAVVNISSDAAVGAYPGWGGYGASKAALDQLTAVLGAEHPELRIYSFDPGDMRTAMHQAAFPGEDISDRPEPETVVPALLHLLDTRPPSGRYVASELPVAS
- a CDS encoding TY-Chap domain-containing protein, which codes for MGSGTFEDRGPAGAGSPESEVWEWFSAALGWTLFNLPVDSFLLLSARGELSAQFVRGSDYLYCEVVADAGERAADAASARLRALGWDTPDPDAPCNWRRELLWPARFSDYELVAAAVIAVMREIQELWLPLELTAETWTEGTEERADLGLLSLGNYALEELRAAAPSVLADFARANRKLLEMDRAVAKSSNEIRTILGLDYLRGRNAEILTGADASWPVRDRTVDFIGRLGENHLLVVDVILDVEDLSSSLDFHCVDGRRVQRGTEPFVRAMVRTDPDLPVASAEDEVRIDYRLMVMDTDQNIRIVEAGALDQRPDSQVRQAPSRPRPAADRLADVYPLLKPSNWPDAAQAPHFTLGSEQQRVVIAYAHNLPDRYEVILDDHPEATDERLSERALANLAALHYEWQFTELQWLRVATCSGHTFSAEKLLDPAALRQAHRLLGTQEIIVSVPRRTILYAFPRSTLDTMESTQQMLRLVSRTFADDTYGNAPISTLLFVVRDGKPVGLVDPDDQASSRRRYRAR
- a CDS encoding NAD(P)/FAD-dependent oxidoreductase, which gives rise to MSYVGAGVETVEVVIVGSGFGGLAAAKQLNKSGVPYVLISSTPEHLFQPLLYQVATGVLASDEIAPPIKNILKHHKNGETRIGKVTAIDAPNAILTYETAEGTRQIRYGSLIAATGASQSYFGRDDFADKTYSLKTIDDAKALRAQIDRVFTEAKTADPETRRRLLSFVVVGAGATGVEVAGQLKELAKRYYHTDDSVILVEGAGVVLPPFGGGLSEYAKGSLSKSGVEVLVDTFVTDIDEGKVTVKSKDGVERGIAAETVVWSAGVQVGGFAELLAEATGCETDRAGRLLINPDCTVGAHADIYAIGDMTSLKGYPGQSPVAMQEGRHVADIIRGKKQAATEFTYWDKGSMAVISRFSAVTKINDKIKFSGTIAWFTWLAVHLFYLVGFRNRFAAVFSWLVAFIGTGRPGFSEVEKAPVAQALEPPRAA
- a CDS encoding LysR family transcriptional regulator, with protein sequence MELRQLAYFVAVCEELSFSRAATRCFISQSAISHQIARLERDLGVPLFERSTRSVVPTDATTRLLPLAKQMLSLESAIRAAVRASGPRIRLAANMSFATRSLSAIAGAREAHPGAEIEFVIKPFRQRIQAVADGDCDLALIRGSVDQPGLTVEKLWVEDLVIATSTAHPLAGRTDVTLAMLSAYPLLLPGEHDQVLLHNVVRSAFADLPTGPAYGPPIPPDHTATMELINRPDAWTILYADSHTEGIATLRLTGHPLRVPVSAVIRSDLRPSPILTTLLAALHCA
- a CDS encoding DUF1707 domain-containing protein; the protein is MSQENMRASDADREQIVTKLRVAMDDGRINLHEFDERVQQVYAARTYGELTPVLADLPAVRSSRSGPKVAVEPGMFPTWVKIMWTPWVFVNILCVLIWLATGMGYFWPFWVAVPWGLALFIPSTVGYLVNKDGQRG
- a CDS encoding aminoglycoside phosphotransferase family protein, whose amino-acid sequence is MSIAPPPEVAENIAEIFAERGRQWLADLPALVAARCAAWGLEIIGEPFGGGTHSYVAPVRRADGSVAVLKIPVIDPENLGEAAGLFCYRGEGAVRLYEFDSGSNSLLLEWARPGTPLLFQPGFPSLEGRPENIDRVEQACALYRRLRREPAGVPADFPALPEAAGMVAEWMEMFSAPKPDIAQVIPALLRDRAVEWCERLAVPDGPLLVVNRDTHLGNIVAAEREPWLLIDPKAYLGEAAFDAGFLVMIQVQGDPSPEHAVAVLDRTATALGVSMERARGWAFMRSMEEIVWAVEDDEPEDLRLHLAVAHALA
- a CDS encoding GyrI-like domain-containing protein; this translates as MKLDLAKTDRNYYTAPADPVLRTFGTHCYATVTGSGAPLGRAYTEAVATLYRAAYGAKKLAKAADQDFVVAKLEGLWWVESDAPPLTVAREQWHWKMMIRLPEFITADMVTGATFEELTEGESIQALHVGPYSTEPETLSRMDAFMRSEGLTMNGRHHEIYLSDPRKSAEATMKTILRHPVRRLT